A region from the Lolium perenne isolate Kyuss_39 chromosome 4, Kyuss_2.0, whole genome shotgun sequence genome encodes:
- the LOC139838836 gene encoding ubiquitin-like-specific protease ESD4: protein MAVWTEKFYHAAKVSAEKNPRNHKRYAFSPYFAEKLAVETSTFDPASVMKEFKLACSKFKVLKDDMLYLPIVQADHWIVCCINLLCKQFHIFDSMMPENGVSTLAKAANNLFSNFVRTANKSKVSWVDFGKFKESTPDHPQQDTLYDCGFYCILYMEHFNGKVMPNFENDVVPDFRRLIAASLIDNRDNQSDDVDMIMNEDLQQS, encoded by the exons ATGGCAGTTTGGACAGAGAAGTTCTATCATGCAGCAAAAGTAAGTGCTGAGAAGAATCCCCGAAATCACAAGAGATATGCTTTCTCTCCGTACTTTGCG GAAAAGCTTGCTGTAGAAACCTCTACTTTTGACCCTGCCTCTGTCATGAAAGAGTTCAAACTTGCATGTAGCAAATTCAAAGTTCTGAAAGATGACATG CTTTACCTGCCCATTGTACAAGCCGATCACTGGATTGTATGCTGCATCAACTTGCTGTGCAAGCAATTTCACATTTTTGATTCAATGATGCCAGAGAATGGTGTGAGCACCTTAGCAAAAGCAGCAAACAACTTG TTCTCCAACTTCGTCCGGACTGCAAACAAGTCCAAAGTTTCATGGGTTGACTTTGGGAAATTCAAGGAAAGCACACCTGACCATCCGCAGCAAGACACTTT GTATGACTGTGGATTCTACTGCATTCTTTACATGGAGCACTTCAATGGGAAAGTCATGCCAAATTTCGAGAATGATGTAGTTCCAGATTTTCGAAGGTTGATCGCAGCAAGCCTAATCGACAACAGGGATAACCAGAGTGATGATGTCGACATGATAATGAATGAGGATTTGCAGCAGTCATAG